A region from the Azospirillaceae bacterium genome encodes:
- a CDS encoding lysozyme inhibitor LprI family protein, with the protein MFFVFYSDISEVIFPRYLLAGVLIFCSGAITASAAEITPSFQCEKATTEVEKLICRDQDLEWADSTMAEAYKTRLRSLSADSGRVLIQDQREWLKRRANICNDIGKSKEQIYCLLDLYQRRNRVLLSEFWGREDMSLSDIKNKLKEDDDILVPSYCPVSRDRGIDYYKNMAGLQKNWNNSIFFQIPMGLRVEEVKMNYRPIDTMPERLVPSFDVVKYNQINPHHGLGDYKMKIYCRVQDADGVWWLVRKSPVSGAITYLESTGMVPVVDEN; encoded by the coding sequence ATGTTTTTTGTATTTTATTCGGATATATCGGAGGTAATTTTTCCCAGATATTTGCTGGCTGGAGTCTTAATTTTCTGCTCTGGTGCTATTACGGCATCTGCTGCTGAAATAACTCCAAGTTTCCAATGTGAGAAAGCTACAACAGAAGTTGAGAAATTAATTTGTCGCGATCAAGATTTGGAGTGGGCCGATTCTACGATGGCAGAAGCTTATAAGACTCGCTTGCGATCACTCTCGGCTGATTCTGGAAGAGTACTTATCCAAGATCAGAGGGAGTGGTTAAAGAGAAGAGCGAATATATGTAATGACATTGGGAAATCAAAAGAGCAGATATACTGCTTGCTGGATTTATATCAGAGAAGAAATAGGGTTCTTCTGTCGGAATTTTGGGGCAGAGAAGATATGTCCCTGTCTGATATCAAAAACAAGCTAAAGGAAGATGATGATATCTTGGTTCCATCGTATTGTCCGGTAAGTCGAGACAGGGGAATTGATTATTATAAGAATATGGCTGGACTTCAAAAAAATTGGAATAATTCCATATTCTTTCAGATTCCTATGGGGCTGAGAGTGGAGGAAGTAAAGATGAATTATCGACCGATCGACACAATGCCGGAGCGCTTAGTCCCATCGTTCGATGTTGTGAAGTACAACCAAATAAACCCACATCATGGGTTGGGTGACTATAAAATGAAAATATATTGTCGCGTTCAAGATGCTGATGGAGTTTGGTGGTTGGTCAGGAAAAGTCCTGTGTCCGGTGCTATTACCTATCTTGAGTCAACGGGTATGGTTCCTGTTGTTGATGAAAATTAA
- a CDS encoding HlyD family type I secretion periplasmic adaptor subunit produces MSAEPMSAPLSADPSLKPLVKPPVPPKRRREEREFLPAALEIMDTPASPVGRAVGATIIAFFTLAVGWACIGHIDIIATAPGRIVPSGQVKVVQPMDSGIVTAIQVQDGEHVAAGQPLILLNATTTAADRDRATADLVQARLDVARLTALRAGLTGSLTSLAQAEKAFVPPADLAPALVERTRAALRAQAQAQAAKLAGLDQQIAQKAAEADEVEVTTAKLTASTKLLAQQTEIRRQLMESEYGNKLNYLEVQQRLVEAQHELSAQTQKAAEVAAARRALEGQRAQAVSDYAHQVLEDLGTSTQKAAEYAQDLVKADQHLAQQTLSAPIAGTVQQLAVHTVGGVVTPAQGLLVIVPDDVPLVVEASVDNRDIGFVHRGQEVEMKVETFTFTRYGLVHGHVLDVSRDAITPDRGTPTASNTARAPGEDQASASDRQKTDTTPVYVAHIALDTPTLMVDGREEYLATGMSVTAEIKTGRRRVIDYLLSPLGEYAHDGLRER; encoded by the coding sequence ATGTCGGCTGAACCCATGAGCGCGCCGCTGAGCGCCGACCCCAGCCTGAAGCCGCTGGTGAAGCCGCCGGTTCCGCCCAAGCGCCGGCGGGAGGAGCGCGAGTTCCTGCCCGCGGCGCTGGAGATCATGGACACCCCGGCCTCGCCCGTGGGCCGCGCCGTGGGGGCCACCATCATCGCCTTCTTCACGCTGGCGGTGGGGTGGGCGTGTATCGGCCATATCGACATCATCGCGACGGCGCCGGGCCGCATCGTGCCCTCGGGCCAGGTGAAGGTGGTGCAGCCGATGGACAGTGGCATCGTGACCGCCATCCAGGTGCAGGACGGCGAACATGTGGCGGCGGGCCAGCCCCTGATCCTGCTGAACGCCACCACCACGGCGGCGGACCGCGACCGGGCGACGGCGGACCTGGTCCAGGCACGGCTGGACGTGGCGCGGCTGACGGCGCTGCGCGCCGGCCTGACCGGCAGCCTGACCAGCCTGGCGCAGGCGGAGAAGGCCTTCGTGCCGCCGGCCGACCTGGCGCCGGCCTTGGTGGAGCGCACGCGCGCCGCCCTGCGCGCCCAGGCGCAGGCGCAGGCGGCCAAGCTGGCGGGGCTAGACCAGCAGATCGCGCAGAAGGCGGCGGAGGCGGACGAGGTCGAGGTGACGACGGCCAAGCTGACGGCCTCGACCAAGCTGCTGGCGCAGCAGACGGAGATCCGCCGGCAGCTGATGGAAAGCGAATACGGCAACAAGCTGAATTACCTTGAGGTGCAGCAGCGCCTGGTGGAGGCCCAGCACGAACTGTCGGCCCAGACGCAGAAGGCGGCGGAGGTGGCGGCCGCCCGGCGCGCGCTGGAGGGGCAGCGGGCCCAGGCGGTCAGCGACTATGCCCACCAGGTGCTGGAAGACCTGGGCACGTCCACCCAGAAGGCGGCGGAATACGCGCAAGATTTGGTGAAGGCCGACCAGCACCTGGCACAGCAGACCCTGTCGGCCCCCATCGCCGGCACGGTGCAGCAGCTGGCGGTGCATACGGTGGGCGGGGTGGTGACACCGGCGCAAGGCCTGCTGGTCATCGTGCCGGACGACGTGCCCCTAGTGGTTGAGGCCAGCGTGGACAACCGGGACATCGGCTTCGTGCACCGGGGGCAGGAAGTTGAGATGAAGGTGGAGACGTTCACCTTCACCCGCTACGGCCTGGTGCACGGCCATGTGCTGGATGTTAGCCGTGACGCCATCACGCCGGACCGGGGCACGCCCACGGCCAGCAACACCGCCCGCGCGCCGGGGGAGGATCAGGCCAGCGCCAGCGACCGGCAGAAGACCGACACCACGCCGGTCTACGTGGCGCACATCGCCTTGGACACCCCCACCTTGATGGTGGACGGGCGGGAGGAGTACCTGGCCACCGGCATGTCGGTGACGGCGGAGATCAAGACCGGCCGCCGGCGGGTGATCGACTACCTGCTCTCGCCGCTGGGCGAGTACGCGCATGATGGGTTGAGGGAGCGGTGA
- a CDS encoding type I secretion system permease/ATPase, translating to MGLDCLRAILGFHGLAADVGQLRHATGTGAALTPAELVRLARRQGLSAREVASGWDRLPALALPAIAVLSDGGYVVLARVVDDRALLLDPATGRPTLWGRAEFEGRWTGRLVLATKRLSLGDLGRRFDLGWFLAALVKYRWILGEVLVASLFLQLFALVTPLFFQVVVDKVLVHRGLSTLDVLVFGLVAVSLFETVLSGLRTHVFAHTTNRIDVELGARLFRHLLGLPLAYFANRRVGDSVARVRELETIRNFITGSALTLVVDLVFTVVFIAVMLAYSGWLTAIVALSLPLYAAISMGAGPVFRRRLEEKFRRGAENQAFLVEAVGGIETVKAMAVEPQLQRKWEEQLAGYVQSSFRVSALGNVASQGIQLISKLVSAGILYFGAGAVISGKMTVGELIAFNMLAGRVSQPVLRLAQLGQDFHQARLSVERLGDILNTPMEPQARPGQTALPNLKGAVALEHVRFRYRPDAAPVLEDLTLAVQPGQSIGIVGPSGSGKSTLTKLLQRLYVPEAGRVLVDGVDIAQIDAAWLRRQVGVVLQENVLLNGTVRENIALADPAMPLERVMSAAQLAGAHEFILALPQGYDTVVGERGASLSGGQRQRVAIARALVTDPRILIFDEATSALDYESERVVQQNLGAISRNRTVFIVAHRLSAVRHCDRILTLEGGRLVEDGSHDELVRAGGRYATLYHMQAGMAPVGVANVG from the coding sequence GTGGGGCTTGATTGTCTGCGCGCCATCTTGGGCTTTCATGGCTTGGCGGCGGACGTGGGGCAGCTTCGGCATGCGACGGGCACCGGGGCGGCGCTGACGCCGGCGGAGCTGGTGCGCCTGGCGCGGCGGCAGGGCTTGAGCGCGCGCGAGGTCGCCAGCGGGTGGGACCGGCTGCCGGCCCTGGCGCTGCCGGCCATCGCCGTGTTGTCGGATGGCGGCTACGTCGTGCTGGCGCGGGTGGTGGACGACCGCGCCCTGCTGCTGGACCCGGCGACGGGACGGCCCACCCTGTGGGGGCGGGCGGAGTTCGAGGGGCGTTGGACCGGCCGCCTGGTGCTGGCCACCAAGCGGCTGTCCCTGGGTGACCTGGGCCGGCGCTTCGATTTGGGCTGGTTCCTGGCGGCGCTGGTCAAGTACCGCTGGATTCTGGGCGAGGTGCTGGTCGCCAGCCTGTTCCTGCAGCTGTTCGCGCTGGTGACGCCGCTGTTCTTCCAGGTGGTGGTGGACAAGGTGCTGGTGCACCGGGGCCTCAGCACGCTGGACGTGCTGGTGTTCGGCCTGGTGGCGGTGTCCTTGTTCGAGACGGTGCTGTCGGGCCTGCGCACGCATGTGTTCGCCCACACCACCAACCGCATCGACGTGGAACTGGGCGCCCGGCTGTTCCGCCACCTGCTGGGCCTGCCCTTGGCCTATTTCGCCAACCGGCGGGTGGGCGACAGCGTCGCCCGGGTGCGGGAGCTGGAGACCATCCGCAACTTCATCACCGGGTCGGCCCTGACCCTGGTGGTGGACCTGGTGTTCACCGTGGTGTTCATCGCGGTGATGCTGGCCTATTCCGGCTGGCTGACGGCCATCGTGGCGCTGTCGCTGCCCCTTTATGCCGCCATCAGCATGGGTGCCGGTCCCGTCTTCCGCCGCCGTCTGGAGGAGAAGTTCCGCCGCGGGGCGGAGAACCAGGCCTTCCTGGTGGAGGCGGTGGGCGGGATCGAGACGGTCAAGGCCATGGCGGTGGAACCGCAGTTGCAACGCAAGTGGGAGGAGCAGCTGGCGGGCTACGTCCAGTCGTCCTTCCGGGTGTCGGCGCTGGGCAACGTGGCCAGCCAGGGCATCCAGCTGATCTCCAAGCTGGTGTCGGCCGGCATCCTGTACTTCGGGGCGGGCGCCGTGATCAGCGGCAAAATGACGGTGGGTGAGCTGATCGCCTTCAACATGCTGGCGGGCCGGGTGAGCCAGCCGGTGCTGCGCCTGGCGCAGCTGGGGCAGGATTTCCACCAGGCGCGCCTGTCGGTGGAACGGCTGGGCGACATCCTGAACACGCCGATGGAACCGCAGGCCCGGCCCGGGCAGACGGCGCTACCCAACCTCAAAGGCGCGGTGGCGCTGGAACATGTGCGCTTCCGCTACCGCCCCGACGCGGCGCCGGTGCTGGAGGACCTGACCCTGGCGGTGCAGCCGGGGCAGAGCATCGGCATCGTCGGCCCCTCCGGCTCCGGCAAGAGCACGCTGACCAAGCTGCTGCAGCGCCTGTACGTGCCTGAGGCGGGCCGCGTGCTGGTGGATGGGGTAGACATCGCCCAGATCGACGCCGCCTGGCTACGCCGCCAGGTGGGCGTGGTGTTGCAGGAGAACGTGCTGCTGAACGGCACGGTGCGGGAGAACATCGCCCTGGCCGATCCCGCCATGCCGCTGGAGCGGGTGATGAGTGCGGCCCAGCTGGCGGGGGCGCATGAGTTCATCCTGGCGCTGCCGCAGGGCTACGACACGGTGGTGGGGGAACGGGGCGCCAGCCTGTCGGGCGGGCAGCGCCAGCGGGTGGCTATCGCCCGCGCCCTGGTGACCGACCCGCGCATCCTGATCTTCGATGAGGCCACCAGCGCGCTGGATTATGAGAGCGAGCGGGTGGTGCAGCAGAATTTGGGCGCCATCAGCCGCAACCGCACGGTCTTCATCGTGGCCCACCGCCTGTCGGCCGTGCGCCACTGCGATCGCATCCTGACCTTGGAGGGCGGCCGCCTGGTGGAGGACGGCAGCCATGATGAGCTGGTCCGCGCCGGTGGCCGCTACGCCACGCTGTACCACATGCAGGCCGGCATGGCGCCGGTGGGGGTGGCCAATGTCGGCTGA
- a CDS encoding tail fiber protein encodes MMPSLALTYIICTSGGLYPSREPGSDPTDFEGIIGEVRQTALNFVPTDWLPCQGQALPISTYPTLYAVLGVAYGGDGKTTFNLPDLGGRVAIGAGTGPGLTSRQVGAVMGEAAVALTVGQIPPHTHQLTAWQAQQTAQTVKVPTASTGLAGNGAPLYTRAQPTHGRNPVDTRRARDASNNAP; translated from the coding sequence ATGATGCCCTCCCTGGCGCTCACCTACATCATTTGCACCAGCGGTGGCCTATACCCGTCACGGGAGCCCGGCTCCGACCCCACCGACTTCGAGGGCATTATCGGCGAGGTGCGGCAGACGGCCCTGAACTTCGTGCCGACCGACTGGCTGCCCTGCCAGGGGCAGGCGTTGCCGATCAGCACATACCCGACGCTCTATGCGGTGCTGGGTGTCGCTTACGGTGGCGACGGGAAGACAACCTTCAACCTGCCGGACCTGGGCGGCCGCGTCGCCATCGGCGCCGGCACCGGACCGGGGCTAACCAGCCGACAGGTGGGCGCCGTGATGGGAGAGGCGGCGGTGGCGCTGACCGTGGGCCAGATTCCGCCGCACACGCACCAGTTGACGGCCTGGCAGGCGCAGCAGACCGCCCAGACCGTCAAGGTGCCGACGGCGTCTACCGGTCTGGCTGGCAATGGAGCACCGCTCTACACCCGCGCCCAGCCGACGCACGGGCGCAACCCTGTCGACACCCGCCGCGCCCGTGACGCCAGCAATAATGCCCCATGA
- a CDS encoding tail fiber protein — MKMYVAATGIAGPVVSVLPTKLNQALFSLLAFTYGGDEQTTFALPNLRGRVVFGTQPPAPPCTQGGAEAVVLTAVMVPPHQHAVSVATSAGCSGIPAGASLASDTLDTPYSPGPNPAAPVTLAPDTIAPSGGGQPHPNMQPWLGLLPCICSQGIYPSRP; from the coding sequence ATGAAGATGTACGTCGCGGCGACCGGTATCGCCGGCCCCGTGGTCAGCGTCTTGCCGACCAAGCTGAACCAGGCGCTCTTCTCCCTGCTGGCGTTCACTTACGGCGGCGACGAGCAGACGACCTTCGCCCTGCCCAATCTCCGCGGGCGAGTGGTGTTCGGCACCCAGCCGCCGGCACCCCCCTGCACCCAGGGCGGGGCGGAGGCGGTCGTCCTGACGGCGGTCATGGTGCCGCCGCACCAGCACGCGGTCTCGGTCGCGACGTCCGCCGGCTGTAGCGGCATCCCGGCCGGGGCCAGCCTGGCCTCCGACACCCTCGACACACCCTATAGTCCAGGCCCGAACCCGGCGGCGCCGGTCACCCTGGCGCCCGACACCATCGCGCCGAGCGGTGGCGGCCAGCCGCATCCGAACATGCAGCCGTGGCTGGGCCTGCTGCCCTGCATCTGCTCCCAGGGAATCTACCCCAGCCGTCCCTAG